One genomic window of Carassius auratus strain Wakin chromosome 14, ASM336829v1, whole genome shotgun sequence includes the following:
- the LOC113113615 gene encoding arylsulfatase I-like yields MTAAALTALSVMSLLSLGYLSQDWTSPNQVEEPSHPRPHIIFIMTDDQGFNDIGYHNRDIHTPTLDKLAAEGVKLENYYIQPICTPSRSQFITGRYQIHTGLQHSIIRSRQPSCLPFDLRTLPQQLQEAGYATHMVGKWHLGFYKRDCLPTRRGFHTYFGSLTGSVDYYTYKSCDGPGICGYDLHEGERVAWGQGGRYSTQLYAQRVRKILAAHDPSSQPLFIFLSFQAVHTPLQSPREYIYPYRQMGNVFRRKYAGMVSVVDEAVRNVTYALRKYGYYKNSVIIFSTDNGGQPLFGGSNWPLRGRKGTYWEGGVRGIGFVHSPLLRRRKRVSKALVHITDWYPTLVGLAGGNVSRMDGIDGYDMWETISSGKESPRLEILHNIDPLYNAARHGSLKNGYGIWNTAVQAAVRVGDWKLLTGNPGYGDWIPPQMLGNFPESWWSLERHTEAKKSLWLFNVADDPYERYDLAERRPDVVKQLLARLAFYNRTAVPVRYPAEDPRADPRRNGGAWGPWEGDEENWEAFYLRKRKVKKQKRKFCKMKSFFRRLNFRMMSNRI; encoded by the exons ATGACAGCAGCGGCTCTGACGGCGCTCTCCGTGATGAGTTTGCTCAGTCTGGGCTATCTGTCCCAAGACTGGACGAGTCCGAACCAGGTCGAGGAGCCGAGCCATCCGCGTCCGCACATTATCTTCATCATGACGGATGATCAGGGCTTCAACGACATCGGCTACCACAACAGAGACATCCACACCCCGACACTGGACAAGCTGGCTGCAGAGGGAGTGAAGCTGGAGAACTACTACATCCAGCCCATCTGCACTCCTTCACGCAGTCAGTTCATCACTGGCAG ATATCAAATCCATACGGGTCTCCAGCACTCGATAATCCGCTCTCGGCAGCCCAGCTGTTTGCCCTTTGACCTCCGTACATTGCCACAGCAGCTGCAGGAGGCGGGATATGCCACTCATATGGTGGGCAAATGGCACCTGGGCTTCTACAAGCGCGACTGCCTACCGACCCGCCGCGGATTCCACACGTACTTCGGCTCTCTGACGGGCAGCGTGGATTATTACACCTACAAGTCTTGCGATGGCCCGGGAATTTGTGGGTACGACCTTCACGAGGGCGAGCGTGTGGCTTGGGGTCAGGGTGGGCGTTATTCCACCCAATTGTATGCGCAAAGAGTCCGAAAAATCCTCGCTGCCCACGATCCGTCATCCCAGCCTCTTTTCATTTTCCTCTCTTTCCAAGCCGTGCACACGCCATTGCAGTCGCCGAGGGAATACATCTATCCATATCGACAAATGGGAAATGTGTTTCGGCGGAAATACGCCGGAATGGTTTCGGTCGTAGATGAGGCGGTAAGGAACGTGACGTATGCGCTCCGAAAGTATGGCTACTATAAGAACAGCGTCATTATCTTTTCTACAGATAACGGCGGACAGCCGCTCTTTGGCGGGAGCAATTGGCCTCTACGAGGAAGAAAGGGAACATATTGGGAAGGAGGCGTCCGTGGCATTGGATTCGTCCACAGTCCATTGTTGAGACGGAGGAAGAGAGTTAGCAAAGCTCTAGTTCACATCACCGACTGGTACCCAACGCTAGTGGGACTCGCAGGAGGAAATGTTTCCCGGATGGATGGGATTGATGGATATGATATGTGGGAAACCATTAGTAGTGGGAAGGAGTCTCCACGTTTGGAGATCCTACATAATATTGATCCGCTCTACAACGCCGCCAGGCACGGATCTTTAAAAAACGGATATGGGATCTGGAACACGGCCGTACAGGCAGCAGTTCGAGTCGGAGACTGGAAGCTCTTGACCGGAAATCCTGGATATGGAGACTGGATTCCACCTCAGATGCTGGGAAACTTTCCGGAATCTTGGTGGAGTTTGGAACGGCACACAGAAGCAAAGAAGTccttgtggctctttaatgtggcTGATGATCCGTATGAGCGTTATGATCTCGCAGAGCGACGGCCAGATGTGGTCAAGCAGCTGCTGGCCCGGTTAGCGTTCTACAACCGGACTGCCGTTCCGGTACGCTACCCTGCAGAAGATCCCAGAGCCGATCCAAGACGCAACGGAGGGGCTTGGGGTCCTTGGGAAGGAGATGAAGAAAACTGGGAGGCGTTTTATCTTCGAAAGAGAAAAGTCAAGAAGCAAAAGCGGAAGTTCTGCAAAATGAAGTCCTTTTTTAGAAGACTTAACTTTAGAATGATGTCAAACAGAATTTGA